A genomic region of Aphelocoma coerulescens isolate FSJ_1873_10779 unplaced genomic scaffold, UR_Acoe_1.0 HiC_scaffold_690, whole genome shotgun sequence contains the following coding sequences:
- the LOC138102309 gene encoding serine/threonine-protein kinase PAK 3-like, which yields MEAFAAAVCTVYGIGYSAYYLTNLTQEVEEAEEAEEAEEEKNVQNSPAVVSHESERREPLLLEKEHEQIALSEMPCQTRRELFPAREQLQQLRQQVEEAQENGQNIKAEPQAELPEAKSDIKAAKRRSKEDIRSIQEEKNLHQHRSDLQEQVSVRAEATPLVRHPLSASLQNIDKELQAELQETEARIKAREKRLDEGLKIIREEINLLLQKHEALEKRVEVLTSHLAACKDFQQVIGHKEPQGWRGAQELSQLDLLQLEPVPKMVEEKRTPWEEIYTGSRMEPAPAAAAAAALSKGAFAPQPEKWSPGSLLSSNSDTASSHQQEMEDDLLELLRKMVSMENPVMKYTELENIGSGGFGEVCRAFDNATGGEVAIKKSSLQGLRRKEVTVNELMIMKMNRNPNLVNYLDSYLVDDEVWLVMEYMDGGTLTDAIYEMYISEDEMAAVSRECLQGLDFLHSNHVIHRDVKSSNILLRTDGSVKLADFGLSAQLTPEQNLRSSVVGTPWWMAPEVVLGQPYGPKVDIWSLGIVGFEMVEREAPHWNESPTSAELLIATGGTPQLRQPNLFSASLRHFLNCCLQKNEERRWSAKELLQHPFVTSAKPASSLVPLIQSLKKWKEEEKRLQWQSIHSGLFSP from the exons atggaggcatttgctgctgcagtttgcactgtgtATGGCATTGGTTATTCTGCCTATTACCTGACTAACCTGACAC aagaggttgaagaggctgaagaggctgaagaggctgaagaggagaaaaatgtccAGAACTCTCCAGCTGTGGTCAGTCATGAATCTGAACGTCGTGAGCCG CTCCTTCTAGAGAAAGAGCATGAGCAGATTGCTCTATCAGAGATGCCTTGCCAGACtcggcgagagctgttcccagcccgagagcagctgcagcagctcaggcagcaggtgGAAGAGGCACAAGAGAATGGCCAG aacatcaaggcagagccacaagCAGAGCTGCCCGAAGCCAAGAGTGACAtcaaggcagcaaagaggagGAGCAAGGAAGACATCAGAAGCATCCAAGAGGAGAAGAATCTCCATCAGCACAGGAGCGATCTACAAGAGCAGGTGAGTGTAAGAGCTGAAGCCACTCCACTTGTGAGAcatcctctctctgcttctttgcagaacatcgacaaagagctgcaggcagagctgcaggaaactgaGGCTAGGATCAAGgcaagggagaagaggctggatGAAGGACTGAAAATCATCCGAGAGGAAATTAATCTTCTACTCCAAAAGCATGAGGCTCTAGAAAAGCGA GTGGAAGTGTTGACATCTCACCTGGCAGCCTGCAAAGACTTCCAGCAAGTGATTGGCCACAAAGAGCCCCAAGGCTGGCGTGGGGCACAGGAACTGTCCCAGCTGGACCTGCTGCAGCTTGAGCCCGTCCCGAAGatggtggaggaaaagaggaCTCCATGGGAGGAG ATCTACACAGGCTCTCGCATggaacctgctcctgcagcagcagcagcagcagcattgtctAAAGGAGCCTTTGCACCCCAGCCTGAGAAGTGGAGCCCGGGCAGTTTGCTCAGCTCCAACAGCGACACAGCTTCTTCCCATCAACAGGAGATGGAGGATGACCTCCTGGAGCTACTGA GGAAAATGGTGAGCATGGAAAATCCGGTGATGAAATACACTGAACTGGAAAATATCGGCAGCGG ggGTTTCGGAGAAGTTTGCAGAGCATTCGACAATGCCACAGGAGGAGAG gtggccataaagaaaagtagtctgcaaggactgaggaggaaggaagtaaCTGTCAATGAACTCATGATCATGAAGATGAATAGGAATCCCAACCTGGTCAACTATTTAGACAG ctaccttgtggatgATGAAgtctggctggtgatggagtACATGGATGGAGGCACTCTGACTGATGCCATCTATGAGATGTACATATCTGAAGATGAGATGGCAGCCGTCAGTCGGGAG tgcctgcaaggactggATTTTCTTCACTCAAACCATGTCATCCATCGAGATGTGAAGAGCAGCAACATCCTTCTCAGAACTgacggctctgtcaagctgg ctgattttggcctctctgctcagctcacccctgagcagaaTCTAAGGAGCTCAGTGGTCGGGACGCCTTGGTGGATGGCGCCTGAGGTTGTGCTAGGTCAACCAtatggccccaaagtggacataTGGTCTCTTGGAATTGTGGGATTCGAAATGGTGGAACGAGAAGCTCCTCACTGGAATGAAAGTCCTACCTCG gctgaactcctGATAGCCAcaggagggaccccacagctgCGGCAGCCCAACCTGTTCTCGGCTTCTCTGCGTCACTTCCtgaactgctgcctgcagaaaaacgaggagcggcgctggtctgccaaggagctcctgcag catccatttgtaacatcagccaagcctgcatccagcctggtgccactgatccagtcactgaagaagtggaaggaggaggagaaaagattgcAGTGGCAATCCATCCATTCAGGACTATTTTCTCCATGA